The genome window agttggAGGTCAAGTTCAATCATGTCATGTTGAATCGGTATGATGATGGGGGGGTGTATattgggtgagtgcgggGCGTCAagtggtggtagtggtagTTTGATGAGTGTACTGCTGGGCTGGACCAGTGAGAGACGTTGTGGCACAACTGAAACTTCTGAGGCtgaggcagaggaggaaagaccTGTTTGGATTGACTGACATGTACGCTTTATGACCCTAGAAAACATTCAGACAATCTCAACAACCTAGTCATTGCCAGTGTCAGTCTGGGAGCCGAACGGACATTCATCATGTCGCCCAGGTTACCGAGTAAGACAGGTTCCCGAAACAAGTCTTCACCGTTTGAGGTAGGATCCCAGTCCGCGGAACAGATTGAGAAGGAACTGAacgggaggaagaacatgaAGTGGACGTGAGTGTCACCATACCGACCAGAAATAGCGGACCGGATGGGTAATAGTGGCTGATGATATTTGGTACTGTGTAGACTGGGAAACGGGAGTTTGGTGGTCatgcaaggtgagtgatattTTTCTTCCCGTTGTTTCTCGGATGTGGGCACCTCTTGATCATACACACTATGCACATTCCAGGTCGCACACAAGAGTTCTGGAAGGTAAGTCACTAATGATCGTCCTTGTTCTCCAGCGCTGATCAGTGACTTGGACATTTAAAGCACGAGATACCTAAAGAGCCAAAGGTGAAGAAAGGACGGATTAGTTTGACTTTCCGGCAATTAGTATGATACGATGAATGTATACCTAGACAGCAGCTTGCCATCAATGTGTTGTTGCATACGTCTTCTCGGCATCTATGAACATGCAGAATGCTTCTAGTGTTTTGATGTATCTGTCTTTCCCCCTGTTTTGCTCATTGCTTCACTCATCTTCCTACCCACACCTCACAGTCCTTCGGTAAGCTTCTCGACAGGAAGGTCCTCCCAGGAGATCTGGTAAACCTTGTCAAACAAGGGATAAGCACCTAATcggtccttctccttgaggAAAATGTGGATGTCCTTTGCCTGCGAAGGACATTGTCAGTATGGTTCGCCTTTGCCTTGTGTATCCCGTAAACGTACAGTGTGGATACCCTGAAGTTCTGCGACGAAGTCAACGTCAGTGATGTCTCATATCACGCAAGACCACTGCACACCCACTTTGGCCCTTTAGCATCTCTTTTTCCAAGACGTCGAAGGGCTGTGTTGTTGATCAGCAAGGAAGCAGGCTTGTATCAAACTTCAATataccttcttctccttaACGAAAGCCTCAGCAACCCGCTTGTTTCTGCCGCCCAAACCTGAAGCGACGTCAGTCAACCGCTTCACAGAGCTCGTGATAAAGACAGTCTTGTCCTATCTGACAAGCGCACTTACAGGACGTAATGACATCAGCTATACCTGCGCTTTCCTGCAGGAACGACTCCTCCTTGACATCCTCAAAAAACTCCTGACAGAAGTGTTTCATTTCCAACAGACCGATCCTCATAATGGCGGCTGTACAAAGGTATATCAGCTGGGAAGACAGTGTCAAAGCAAACTGACTTCTGTGAGCTGATGCTCACCTTTGGAATTATCACCATAGCCCAAGCCGTCCACAAAGCCCGCAGCAACAGCGACGATGTTCTTGAGAGCTCCACAAAGACTAACACCGGCAACCTAGGAACACATGGGCGATCACAAATGAGTGAGTGTATCAATGAGCATAACAGAAGAAAGACTCACGTCATCGATGAGCTGGACTCGGAAATTGGGTGTCTCTACGAGAAATTGAGAATAGGTCAGCAATGCCCTGACCGCGCACATATCCGGTCTCTGGATGTGGATATGGTAAGATGCTGAGCTGAAATATCACGTACGGAACAACTTCTGCCACAACTTTCCGTCCTCCTCTGTCCTGTACCCGATAGTGGTTTCCGAGAACGTGTCCTTAGCGACCTCGTTCGCGATGTTGGCACCGCTCAGAGCTGAAGTCGAGATACCGAGACGCTGTTCGATGACATCTGCGAAGATGTGAATATCCGCACCCTTGACATCGACGCCCTGTGGAAAGTGAAGATGATAGCCGAGTCAGTCCGGAGAGAGAGGTCAGGTATCTTCGAGAAAGAGTGCGATATAGATAGCGAAAGGACAGAAcggcactcaccttgatgaGGGTGATGGCCTTTGCATCTTTGCTGACTTTGCCTTCCAGCATATCCAATGTCTTAGCGAGGACTATAGTAGTGTCGTGCGATGCCAGCAAACCCTTGAGCGAAGCACTGCGCCACATCATAGCACGCGCACTCACACTGATGAGGCATGACAAACACCAAGGCTGTAGCGTCCTTAACAGCCTCCACGATATCCGGAATGGCCACCACGTTCTCCGGAAGCTGGATCCCTGGAAGATATTTCTTGTTCTCATGGGACTCGTTGATCACTTCAGTGAGCTTCTTGCCCTCGAACTGTGGAATGATTGCGACTCGTACATTAGCTCATATATACATTTCAGCTAATGATGAAGGGTATGATCCGAATCGTCCTGATTTTTGTTTCCGGAGAGACAATGCGGTGGGAAGtgcactcacatcttcctcgaagACCCAGATGGGCACCTTGGAATCCTCGAACACATCGGTGTGTTTACTGACATTCAACCCTGCCAATCTAGCAATTGCAGATCCCCTGGCCATCTTGACATCAGCACTGTCCAGCTCGATCGTGCAGAGCTCAGAGCATCCCTCCGAAGACTTGTATGTATGCGGGGGCTGCCGTCGTAGTGCAGAGATCAGGAGAAGGGCGAGGAATCTCGATCCCTACTTACCAATTACCAGAACCTATCACTGCAACCTTCTCTTTACCGCCCATTGTTTTGTTGTTAGAAGAGATCGAAAAGTGTCGAAAGGGCGTGACCGTAGAACAGGCACGAGCTCGAGCTGTGGAGGTGGcggcgagggagaagagagatgagcGAGTTGCTCGTGTTGATGGGATGAGAGTGAATAGCGACGTTATGGCGGATCCGAAACGAGGTTGATGGTGGTTTGGAAAGAAGGTTGTAAGCGATGTCGAAATGCTAGAAAGTAGCTGTAGGTCGAAATGTCTGATGATCGTTGTGGGGTGATCCCAAATGtatgacgacgacgatgaactTGGCATCTCCACGTTTTGGGGGGTGATTTTCAACGCATTACCGGTTAACCGTTATCAAACCTCTTGTTTCACACGATCAGAACTCTCGTTTCTCTCATCCGATATAAGCCGACAAGGTATGCATGGCATGGGGGGTTTGCTGTAGCCTGGCGATGCCTGTGCTGGTCCTTGTGCATCCGCTTGCAGATGGGGCTTCGAGAGTGAAAACGCTATATGGCTGGAGTGACGGAGGAGATCATCCTTCTGGTGGGTGAGCTTCTCCTCGCGGCGACGCTTGG of Kwoniella newhampshirensis strain CBS 13917 chromosome 3, whole genome shotgun sequence contains these proteins:
- a CDS encoding glycerol-3-phosphate dehydrogenase (NAD(+)) — translated: MGGKEKVAVIGSGNWGSAIARLAGLNVSKHTDVFEDSKVPIWVFEEDFEGKKLTEVINESHENKKYLPGIQLPENVVAIPDIVEAVKDATALVFVMPHQFLAKTLDMLEGKVSKDAKAITLIKGVDVKGADIHIFADVIEQRLGISTSALSGANIANEVAKDTFSETTIGYRTEEDGKLWQKLFQTPNFRVQLIDDVAGVSLCGALKNIVAVAAGFVDGLGYGDNSKAAIMRIGLLEMKHFCQEFFEDVKEESFLQESAGIADVITSCLGGRNKRVAEAFVKEKKPFDVLEKEMLKGQKLQGIHTAKDIHIFLKEKDRLGAYPLFDKVYQISWEDLPVEKLTEGL